The Streptomyces sp. M92 nucleotide sequence GGTTACCTGGTCCACGGCGAGTTCACGGCGGAGCAGCTGGTGACGGCGGTGCGGGACGTGAGACTGGGCAGGGCCCACTTCACTCCGGCGGCTGCGGGGGCCCTGCTGGAGCAGTTGCGGGGGACGCCTAAAGCAAACGCGACAGCACACGCACGCAACGCGTCAACACCCCCCGAGAGTGAGCTCAGACGGCCCTCTTCGCCCCAAAACCTTTCGCAACTGCAACCATCTATGGCACAGTCATCCTCAGGTACGCCCGACAGGTCGAGGTTCCAACTGAGCGCGAGGGAGCGGGAGATCATGGATCTGATCGCGTCCGGCATGAACAACCAGCAGATCGCCGGCACCTGCTTCATCAGCGAGAAGACGGTCAAGAACCACATCAACCGCATCTTCGCCAAGCTCCACAGCACCAGCCGCTCAGAGGCCACCGCCAAGTGGCTGGGCCTGGGGTGACCGCGATGAACAACCGACGCCCGCCCCGCGATTGGGCCCCCGATTGGGCCCACGGACCCTCGGCCCCCAACACCCTCCAGCCGTACCTTCCAGACGACCACCGCGGCACCGCCCACCCTGGAGGGGAACACCATGACCAACTGGCTCCACACCATCGCCGCCCACCTTCAGTCCCGCACCGCCCGCGACGACGAGGGGCAGACGGCGGTGGAGTACCTGGGGATCATCGCGGTGGTGGTGGCGATTGTGTTGGCTATTACGGGGACGGATATCGGGGAGACCATTTACAACGCCATCACGGACCAGATCGACGAACTCATCGGCTGATCTCGCAGCCTCACCGTAATGACGTAGGGCAGGCCTTCCCCATCTACATCACGGTGGTGGCAGGTCTGCTCTTTCTCGCGTTCGCGTATCTCGCGGTCGGGCAAGCCGCAACAAACCGTAACGGAGCGCAAACGGCGGCTGATGCGGCGGCGCTCGCGGCGGCACAGGAAACCAGGGATCAGCTGGCTGGTGAGTGGGCGGAGAACGTTGGAGATCCGGCCTCTTGGGACGCCATCTTCGACGGAGCAGTGACCGGTCTCGATGATTCATGCTGGCGAGCGGATCAACTTGCAGCGCAGAACGCGGCACACATCGACGACTGCACGATGGACGGTCCGCTCCGCTACTCGATCGAGGTCACGTCGGACGAGCCGGTCGGGGACTCGATTGTGCCGGGTACGGAGGACGACTACGCGCAGGCGTCAGCCGTCGCGGTGATCGAGTCAAACTGCACGTTCGAGCTTCCCGAAGAGGGTGCGGAAGCTGATGATGCGCTCCCGCGGCTCACCTGCAAGGAGCAGGCCTGGGACCTGGACCTGGACGATCTTCCTGAGTTGCCAGAGCCTCAGGATCTGTTCGACGTACACCTGACCGACTGACAAGCCTGCGACGAGAGACGAAGGAAGCGGAGTCATGAGCATTCGGTGCACAGCGAAGACCCGCAGGGGGATGGCCGCGTTGACCGTTGTCGCTGGGCTGGCCCTCGGTGTTGCTGGCTGCGGTGGTGGCGGCAACGACGACAAGAAGCCAGAGGCATCGTCGTCTGCGTCATCAGGCGGCGAGTCGGGCCCTAGTGCCCAGCAGGGCACTGACGATTCCCTGGCCGAGGTTAAGGGAGAGGATGGTTTGGTCCTAACGATCAGCTCTGCAGCACGAGACGCGGGCGGATTCGTGACCGTGAGTGGCGAGATCAAAAACGACGGTGCAGAAGCGGCTCGTGTCCCGATTCAGACCAGAGGTGACGAGACGGAGATCATGCGGCATGGCGGATCGCTCGGTGGAGCAACCCTCGTAGACTCCGGCAATAAGAAGCGCTACTACGTCTTGCGTGACACCGACGGCCGCCCTCTGACGACCACGGATATGCCCCGAATCAAACCCGGCGCTTCCATCCCCGTCTTCATGCAGTTCCCGGCACCACCTGCCGATACGACGAAGGTCACCTTCCAGCTTCCGACCTTCGCGGCCGCTCCCATTGAGATCTCCGGGTGAGGCCACCGATGACCCACAACCGCCTGACAGTGCTCGTCACTGCCTCCCTATTCATCGCAACGGGCATCGTGGGAACAACGTCGGCCCACGCCGCCGACGACGACCCGAACGACCCCCCAGGCACCGACCCCTCCGCAGCCGCCCCCGTAAAGGTCGACCCCGCCGACCCGGACCTCAAACTCCCCGACGGCGCCACGCTCGCGCAGGCGAAGGTGCTGGACATCAAGTCGGTCGTCGAGGACCAGAGCGGCGACGAGCGTCGCGAGGACACCAACACCAGCGTGACCTTCGCGCTACAGGCAGAGGTGCTGTTCGGCAAGGACAGCGCGAAGCTCGGCGCCGAGGCCAAGTCCCGGATCACCGGTATCGCCGAGGAGATCAAGACCCAGAACGCCACCCGCATCCGCGTCTTCGGCTTCACCGACAACCTCGGCTCCTCGGCACACGGCGACGTACTCTCCAAGAAGCGGGCCAACGCCGTACACGACATCCTCACCGAGACCCTGAACGACGCCGGCATCACCTACGAGGTCCGCGGCTACGGCGAGCAGTACCCCATCGCCGACAACTCCACCGAAGCCGGCCGCAAGAAGAACCGCAGGGTGGAAGTCTCCTTCCCGCGCACGGAGGACTGACGGAGAGCGATGCCGAACAGGACCACCCGAAACGGCGAACGGCACCGGCCGACCCTTGCCACCCTCCTCGCGGCGCTGACGGCCACCCTGAGCCTGACCGCGTGCGGCAGTTCCCACCCGGCCGACGATTCACCGGCGTCCCCGGCGTCCCCGGCGTCCCCGGCGTCCCCGGCGACCCCGCAGCCACGCACCGAAGCGCCCGGACCCTCCATCTCGGCGGCGGACGGAGCGGACATCGGCGCCTGCGCCGACGGGAACTGCGAGGTCGCGGTGACCAGGCCCGCGACCGTCCGCTTCCAGGCACCAGGCGGCACGGTGGCGCTGTCCATCGCCGAGGTCGGCCAGGAGAAGATCGAGTACGAGGTGAAGTCGGGCAACGGCCAGACGAAGGGTGGCACGACCGGCGCAGGTCAGGGCTGCGTCACCGCGCTTCGGGAGAACGGCAGCGGCACCTCCTGCGGCGGTATGAGCGGTACCCGACCGAGCGCTCGGCCCGGTGCGGTCGTCATCCAGGCATCGACCGGCCCGGACGGCACGGCACTCCTGCACGTGGTCACTCCCTGACGCCGAAAACGAGCTGCCGCGACCGACCGAAGCGGATAGCGTCCCGGAGGTGCCGAACCTTCCGGAGAACACGGCCCCCACTCCACGAACCCTCCCCACCTACGACGCGTTGTTGGCGCACGCCTCCACGGCCCCCACCGTCCTGGGCCTCGTCCTCAAGGGCTCCCACGCACACGACGGCACGGCCACCCAGCACTCCGACCACGACGTGTACGCCATCGTCTCCGACGAACGGGAAGCCGCCCTCGAAGGCTTCGCGGACTGCCGTACCGCCGATCTGGATCTCGTCGTCGTGACGGTGGAGGGTTTCCGACGGCTCGACGGCCTGGAACGCTACGGAATCGCTCGGGGCCGAGTCCTGCTCGACCGGCTGGACGGTGAGATCGCGTCGATCGTCGCCGCGAAGGGCCACCTGGAAGCCGGTGAGGCGTCCCGTGCAGCCACCGGCTGGCTCGACGCCTACGCGAACTCGCACTACCGGTCGGTGAAGAACGCCCGGGACGGCCACCTGCTCGCCGCCCACCTCGACGCGGCCGACAGCAGCGGCTTCCTGCTGGAGTTCCTGTTCGCCCTCTACCGTCGCCCCCGCCCGTACAACAAGTACCTGACCTGGGAACTCGAAAGGTTCCCGCTACCGCGCTGGGACGCCGCCGGACTTCTGGCCACGATCGGCCGAATCGCGGCAGACAGCGACACGGACCTGCAACGACGTCTGTTCGGCCAGGTCGAGGCGGTGGCACGAGAGGCAGGTCATGGGCCGGTCCTGGACGACTGGGGCGAGGACCTGCGCTTGATGCGCCCGCGCCCGTGACACGACCCGTCATATGGAGAGAGGCAAAGCATGCACCGAAGCCGTGTGTACGCCCTTCTGATCGACGCGCCGGAAGCGGAGGCCGCGCGGGCGGCGCGGTTCTGGGCAGGGGCCCCCGGCGTGGAGGCCGCCCCTTTCCCTCCACAACCGCAGTTCACCACGCTTCACCAGGCACTGCCCGGGCTGGTCACCGCGGTGCAGGCAGTCGACGACGTACCGCGTAT carries:
- a CDS encoding VOC family protein, with amino-acid sequence MHRSRVYALLIDAPEAEAARAARFWAGAPGVEAAPFPPQPQFTTLHQALPGLVTAVQAVDDVPRIHLDIETDDPDAETARLTALGAEQVSQWEECRVLRVPGGHLVCVLPVESAREVFAARATVWP
- a CDS encoding response regulator yields the protein MRDEPLPATTTPDPPAPLRVVVADDNPVVRAGLTALLSGRADITVVAEAADGRAACEAARRHRPDVVLLDVRMPGVDGISALPYLVDIAPVMMLTYSRESDIIQEALRRGAGGYLVHGEFTAEQLVTAVRDVRLGRAHFTPAAAGALLEQLRGTPKANATAHARNASTPPESELRRPSSPQNLSQLQPSMAQSSSGTPDRSRFQLSAREREIMDLIASGMNNQQIAGTCFISEKTVKNHINRIFAKLHSTSRSEATAKWLGLG
- a CDS encoding pilus assembly protein TadG-related protein — encoded protein: MSQPHRNDVGQAFPIYITVVAGLLFLAFAYLAVGQAATNRNGAQTAADAAALAAAQETRDQLAGEWAENVGDPASWDAIFDGAVTGLDDSCWRADQLAAQNAAHIDDCTMDGPLRYSIEVTSDEPVGDSIVPGTEDDYAQASAVAVIESNCTFELPEEGAEADDALPRLTCKEQAWDLDLDDLPELPEPQDLFDVHLTD
- a CDS encoding Flp family type IVb pilin — translated: MTNWLHTIAAHLQSRTARDDEGQTAVEYLGIIAVVVAIVLAITGTDIGETIYNAITDQIDELIG
- a CDS encoding OmpA family protein, giving the protein MTHNRLTVLVTASLFIATGIVGTTSAHAADDDPNDPPGTDPSAAAPVKVDPADPDLKLPDGATLAQAKVLDIKSVVEDQSGDERREDTNTSVTFALQAEVLFGKDSAKLGAEAKSRITGIAEEIKTQNATRIRVFGFTDNLGSSAHGDVLSKKRANAVHDILTETLNDAGITYEVRGYGEQYPIADNSTEAGRKKNRRVEVSFPRTED